Proteins from a genomic interval of Azospirillaceae bacterium:
- the queA gene encoding tRNA preQ1(34) S-adenosylmethionine ribosyltransferase-isomerase QueA: protein MKTAEFDFDLPPELVAQEPARPRDAARMLVVGETLDDAGVLDLPRHLGPGDLLVVNDTRVLPSRLRGRKGEGAVELMLHKPVDGAGTWWAFARPAKRLRPGDRVQVAPGFTAEVLEKAEGGEVRVRLDADALSPLDALKAHGEVPLPPYIRREGGATTTDRDDYQTIFARRDGAVAASTAALHFTPRLAEAVKARGVDTVTVTLHVGAGTFLPVKAEDVREHRMHSEWGEMTAEAAARINAVRAAGGRVVAVGTTALRVLETAAGRDGHVASWQGETDLFILPGYRFKVVDRLMTNFHLPKSTLFMLVCAFAGTQRMKAAYAHAVAQRYRFFSYGDSTLLTRSDPT from the coding sequence ATGAAAACCGCCGAATTCGATTTCGACCTGCCGCCGGAGTTGGTCGCCCAGGAGCCCGCCCGGCCGCGGGACGCCGCACGCATGCTGGTGGTGGGCGAGACGCTGGACGATGCCGGCGTGCTCGACCTGCCGCGGCACCTCGGCCCCGGCGACCTGCTGGTGGTGAACGACACCCGCGTCCTGCCCAGCCGCCTGCGCGGCCGGAAGGGGGAGGGCGCGGTCGAGCTGATGCTGCACAAGCCGGTGGACGGTGCGGGCACCTGGTGGGCCTTCGCACGGCCGGCCAAGCGCCTGCGGCCGGGCGACCGGGTGCAGGTCGCCCCGGGCTTCACGGCCGAGGTGCTGGAAAAGGCCGAAGGCGGCGAGGTGCGGGTGCGCCTGGACGCCGACGCGCTGTCGCCGCTGGACGCGCTGAAGGCCCATGGCGAGGTGCCGCTGCCCCCGTACATCCGCCGCGAGGGCGGCGCCACGACCACGGACCGGGACGACTACCAGACCATCTTCGCCCGCCGCGACGGGGCGGTGGCCGCCTCCACGGCGGCACTCCATTTCACGCCGCGCCTGGCCGAGGCGGTCAAGGCGCGGGGCGTGGACACCGTCACGGTGACGCTGCACGTGGGCGCCGGCACCTTCCTGCCGGTGAAGGCCGAGGACGTGCGCGAGCACCGCATGCATTCCGAGTGGGGCGAGATGACGGCCGAGGCCGCCGCCCGCATCAACGCGGTGCGCGCGGCCGGTGGGCGCGTCGTCGCCGTGGGCACGACGGCGCTGCGGGTGCTGGAGACGGCGGCCGGCCGTGACGGGCACGTGGCGTCCTGGCAGGGCGAGACCGACCTGTTCATCCTGCCCGGTTACCGGTTCAAGGTGGTGGACCGGCTGATGACCAACTTCCACCTGCCCAAGTCCACCCTGTTCATGCTGGTCTGCGCGTTCGCCGGCACCCAGCGCATGAAGGCGGCCTACGCCCATGCCGTGGCGCAGCGCTACCGCTTCTTCTCGTACGGCGATTCCACGCTGCTGACCCGGTCGGACCCCACATGA